In a single window of the Nodularia spumigena CCY9414 genome:
- the rplC gene encoding 50S ribosomal protein L3 has protein sequence MSVGILGTKLGMTQVFDEAGVSIPVTVVQAGPCTVTQVKTKQTDGYSAIQLGYGEVKPKALNRPLLGHLAKSSAPALRHLNEYHTDSPSDYALGQELKADIFSEGQIVDVVGTSIGRGFAGNQKRNNFGRGPMSHGSKNHRAPGSIGAGTTPGRVYPGKRMAGRLGGTRVTIRKLTVVRVDLERNLLLIKGAIPGKPGSLVNILPAKKVGK, from the coding sequence GTGTCTGTAGGTATTCTCGGCACCAAACTGGGCATGACCCAAGTCTTTGACGAAGCAGGAGTATCCATTCCTGTCACCGTAGTTCAAGCCGGACCATGCACTGTTACACAAGTTAAAACAAAACAGACCGACGGTTACAGCGCCATCCAACTCGGTTATGGTGAAGTAAAACCCAAGGCGCTGAATAGACCTCTGCTGGGTCACTTGGCAAAATCATCTGCACCAGCGTTGCGTCATTTAAACGAATATCACACAGATAGCCCTAGTGATTATGCTTTAGGTCAAGAACTAAAAGCAGATATTTTTAGCGAAGGTCAAATTGTCGATGTAGTCGGTACCAGTATTGGTCGTGGTTTTGCGGGCAACCAGAAGCGCAACAACTTTGGCCGTGGTCCCATGTCACATGGTTCCAAAAACCATAGAGCGCCAGGTTCCATTGGTGCAGGTACAACCCCAGGTCGTGTTTATCCGGGTAAACGGATGGCAGGGCGTTTGGGTGGAACCCGCGTGACAATTCGCAAATTAACAGTGGTACGAGTAGACCTCGAACGCAACTTATTGCTAATTAAAGGAGCCATTCCTGGTAAACCGGGGTCCTTAGTGAATATTCTGCCTGCGAAGAAAGTTGGTAAGTAG
- the rplE gene encoding 50S ribosomal protein L5 gives MPTTRLKNLYQETIVPKLTNQFQYTNVHQVPKVIKITINRGLGEAAQNAKSLEASLNEIAVITGQKPVVTRAKKAIAGFKIREGMPVGIMVTLRGERMYAFLDRLISLSLPRIRDFRGISPKSFDGRGNYTLGVREQLIFPEVEYDSIDQIRGMDISIITTAKNDEEGRALLKEMGMPFRDQ, from the coding sequence ATGCCGACAACCAGACTCAAAAACTTATACCAAGAGACAATCGTCCCTAAACTGACTAATCAGTTTCAATACACCAATGTACATCAAGTACCAAAGGTGATTAAGATTACGATTAACCGAGGTTTAGGCGAAGCGGCTCAAAATGCTAAGTCGCTAGAAGCGTCTTTAAATGAAATTGCGGTAATCACTGGTCAAAAACCAGTAGTGACGCGGGCGAAAAAGGCGATCGCTGGCTTTAAAATTCGTGAGGGGATGCCCGTGGGCATTATGGTAACTCTCCGAGGCGAACGAATGTATGCTTTTCTTGACAGATTAATTAGCTTGTCATTACCCAGAATTAGAGACTTTCGGGGCATTAGTCCGAAAAGTTTTGACGGACGCGGTAACTACACTCTGGGTGTTAGAGAACAGCTAATTTTTCCAGAAGTCGAGTACGACAGTATCGATCAAATCCGTGGGATGGATATTTCCATCATCACAACAGCGAAAAACGACGAAGAGGGTCGCGCCTTACTTAAAGAAATGGGAATGCCCTTTCGCGATCAATAA
- the nrtS gene encoding nitrate/nitrite transporter NrtS: protein MSKFVKGYFASLIEPKLVTTAVKVALIVGSILFIINHGSALWQGEMSRERWISAAISYLVPYCVNIHGQYVSVYSSTQAKKFN from the coding sequence ATGTCTAAGTTTGTTAAAGGATATTTTGCCAGTTTAATTGAGCCGAAATTGGTGACAACAGCAGTAAAAGTTGCATTGATTGTTGGTTCTATCTTATTTATAATCAATCATGGAAGTGCTTTGTGGCAAGGCGAAATGAGTCGCGAACGCTGGATATCTGCGGCGATAAGTTACCTAGTTCCCTATTGCGTTAATATTCATGGTCAATACGTTAGTGTTTACAGTTCAACTCAAGCTAAAAAATTTAACTAA
- a CDS encoding DUF3172 domain-containing protein, with the protein MRRKSTGRSATTSKSSASQPSLFNISTIAILAGVLVLGIGIGIAFSSTTTLTPSNVASREFIDNRAPNPEICVQNGASAMVMDARLFVTLNPFNVYVAQPSMRPGCVLRQNNWAILEQRNLVTSSQVRECKNRLNTFGFTGALESENPDIRCIYQNQAAQNFFTSQPGAVTQPQQTDRF; encoded by the coding sequence ATGAGACGTAAATCTACTGGTAGATCGGCTACTACTTCTAAATCTTCGGCTTCACAACCATCTTTGTTCAACATTTCCACTATCGCCATTTTGGCAGGGGTGCTGGTGTTAGGCATTGGTATTGGGATTGCCTTTAGCTCCACAACCACATTAACGCCATCAAATGTGGCTTCTCGTGAATTTATTGACAATAGAGCGCCAAACCCTGAGATTTGCGTGCAGAATGGAGCTAGTGCAATGGTAATGGACGCGAGACTGTTCGTGACTCTCAACCCGTTTAACGTCTATGTGGCTCAACCAAGTATGCGTCCTGGGTGCGTTCTGCGGCAAAATAACTGGGCAATTTTAGAGCAACGCAACCTTGTGACATCTAGCCAAGTTCGAGAATGTAAAAATCGCCTAAACACTTTTGGCTTTACAGGTGCTTTAGAAAGTGAAAACCCTGATATCAGATGTATCTACCAAAATCAGGCGGCTCAAAACTTTTTTACATCTCAACCAGGAGCAGTTACACAACCTCAACAAACAGATAGATTTTAG
- a CDS encoding 50S ribosomal protein L23 produces the protein MPKFDPRNLADLVRRPIVTEKATILMEQNKYTFEVAPKATKPQIKAAIEGLFEVKIVKINTMMPPRKQRRVGKFVGYKPQYKRAIVTVAPGDEEKIRQVLFPEV, from the coding sequence GTGCCTAAGTTTGACCCCCGCAACCTTGCCGACTTAGTGCGTCGCCCCATAGTGACTGAAAAGGCGACCATCCTGATGGAGCAAAATAAATATACATTTGAAGTGGCTCCAAAAGCCACCAAGCCACAAATAAAAGCGGCAATTGAAGGCCTATTTGAGGTCAAAATTGTCAAAATTAATACCATGATGCCACCACGCAAACAGCGTCGTGTTGGTAAATTCGTTGGTTACAAACCCCAATACAAGCGAGCTATCGTCACTGTAGCCCCTGGGGATGAAGAGAAAATTAGACAAGTTCTATTCCCAGAGGTATAA
- the rplV gene encoding 50S ribosomal protein L22 translates to MAIDTTEVKAIARYIRISPYKVRRVLDQIRGRSYREALIILEFMPYRACEPVLKLLRSAAANAEHNAGLDRTNLVITQAYANQGPVLKRFQPRAQGRAYQIRKPTCHITVAVADATAE, encoded by the coding sequence ATGGCTATTGATACTACTGAAGTTAAGGCGATCGCTCGTTATATACGCATTTCTCCCTACAAAGTGCGTCGCGTACTCGACCAAATTAGAGGGCGTTCTTACCGAGAAGCACTAATTATATTGGAATTCATGCCCTATCGAGCTTGTGAACCAGTATTGAAGCTTCTCAGAAGTGCCGCCGCTAATGCCGAGCATAATGCTGGTTTAGACCGGACAAATCTGGTAATTACTCAAGCTTATGCCAATCAAGGTCCAGTGCTAAAACGGTTTCAACCCAGAGCGCAAGGGCGAGCTTACCAAATTCGCAAGCCAACGTGTCATATCACTGTGGCTGTAGCTGATGCTACTGCTGAATAA
- the rplX gene encoding 50S ribosomal protein L24 yields the protein MANRKEKPKVFYKMHVKTGDTVQVIAGKDKGKVGEIVQALPQLSKVIIKGVNMKTKHVKPQQEGESGKIVTQEFPIHSSNVMLYSSKQNVTSRVCYTFTAEGKKVRMLKKTGEILNN from the coding sequence ATGGCAAACCGCAAGGAAAAGCCGAAAGTATTCTATAAAATGCACGTCAAAACTGGCGATACCGTGCAAGTAATTGCAGGTAAAGACAAAGGCAAAGTGGGGGAAATAGTCCAAGCACTACCCCAACTGAGCAAAGTCATTATCAAAGGTGTCAACATGAAGACTAAGCACGTGAAACCCCAGCAAGAAGGGGAATCAGGTAAAATCGTCACCCAGGAATTTCCCATCCATAGTTCCAACGTGATGCTATACTCCAGCAAGCAAAACGTCACCAGTCGTGTTTGTTACACCTTCACCGCAGAAGGTAAGAAAGTGAGAATGCTGAAGAAAACAGGTGAAATTCTCAATAACTAG
- the rpsH gene encoding 30S ribosomal protein S8 produces the protein MAANDTVADMLTRIRNANLARHQTTQVPATKMTRSIAKVLQEEGFVAEVAEAGEGIKRNLVISLKYKGKNRQPLITALKRVSKPGLRVYSTRKELPRVLGGIGIAIISTSSGIMTDREARRQSLGGEVLCYVW, from the coding sequence ATGGCGGCTAACGATACAGTTGCAGATATGCTGACGCGCATCCGCAATGCCAACCTGGCAAGGCATCAAACGACACAAGTGCCAGCGACAAAAATGACTCGTAGTATTGCTAAAGTACTACAAGAGGAAGGCTTTGTTGCTGAAGTTGCAGAAGCAGGAGAAGGGATCAAGCGGAATCTGGTGATTTCCCTGAAATACAAGGGTAAAAATCGTCAGCCTTTAATCACTGCTTTGAAGCGAGTGAGTAAACCAGGTTTACGTGTTTACTCTACTAGAAAAGAATTACCAAGGGTACTAGGTGGTATCGGCATTGCCATTATTTCTACATCCAGTGGCATCATGACTGACCGTGAAGCACGTCGTCAGAGCTTGGGTGGTGAAGTACTTTGCTATGTTTGGTAG
- the rplP gene encoding 50S ribosomal protein L16 has product MLSPRRTKFRKQQRGRMQGLATRGCNIDFGDFALQAQEPSWITARQIEASRRAMTRYIRRGGQIWIRIFPDKPITMRAAETRMGSGKGNPEYWVAVVKPGRIMFEIAGVTEEIAREAMRLAANKLPIKTKFIVRSQPKEQE; this is encoded by the coding sequence ATGTTAAGTCCTAGAAGAACTAAATTCCGCAAACAACAGCGCGGACGGATGCAAGGCCTAGCTACCCGTGGCTGCAACATTGATTTTGGTGATTTTGCCCTGCAAGCTCAAGAACCATCTTGGATTACCGCCCGGCAAATTGAGGCCTCCCGTCGAGCAATGACCCGTTATATTCGCCGGGGTGGACAAATCTGGATTCGGATTTTCCCAGACAAACCAATCACCATGCGCGCAGCTGAAACCCGGATGGGTTCTGGTAAAGGTAATCCAGAATATTGGGTAGCCGTAGTCAAGCCAGGACGCATTATGTTTGAAATCGCTGGTGTTACCGAAGAAATCGCTCGTGAAGCGATGCGTTTGGCGGCAAATAAGCTACCGATTAAAACTAAGTTTATTGTGCGTTCTCAACCAAAGGAGCAGGAGTAG
- the rplD gene encoding 50S ribosomal protein L4: MVESVVKNWQGEQVGETTFELRVAKESTASHIVHRALVRQMTNSRQGTASTKTRSEVRGGGRKPWRQKGTGRARAGSIRSPLWRGGGVIFGPKPRDYNQKLNRKERRLALRTAFVSRADDLIVVQDFSNELSRPKTKELVAALARWGAAPENKALLIMPIISSEDNVYLSARNIQNLKLIAADQLNVYDLLHADKIVITASALAKIQEVYSA, encoded by the coding sequence ATGGTTGAAAGCGTAGTAAAAAATTGGCAAGGAGAGCAAGTCGGCGAGACGACCTTTGAATTAAGAGTTGCTAAAGAATCAACAGCATCTCATATTGTGCATAGAGCCTTGGTCAGACAAATGACCAACTCTCGCCAAGGAACCGCAAGTACAAAAACTCGTTCCGAAGTCAGAGGTGGTGGTCGTAAACCTTGGCGGCAAAAAGGCACAGGTCGCGCTCGTGCAGGGTCTATTCGTTCACCACTGTGGCGTGGTGGTGGTGTCATCTTTGGACCTAAACCCAGAGACTATAACCAAAAATTAAACCGCAAAGAACGACGTTTAGCACTGCGAACCGCATTTGTTAGTCGTGCCGACGATTTGATTGTAGTACAAGACTTTAGTAACGAATTATCCCGCCCCAAAACCAAAGAATTAGTGGCAGCACTAGCTCGTTGGGGAGCAGCACCAGAAAATAAGGCATTGTTAATTATGCCGATAATTTCATCTGAGGATAACGTTTATCTGTCAGCCCGCAATATCCAAAATTTAAAGTTAATTGCAGCCGACCAGCTAAATGTTTACGATTTGCTGCACGCTGACAAAATTGTGATCACAGCATCAGCTTTAGCTAAAATTCAGGAGGTCTATAGTGCCTAA
- the rpsQ gene encoding 30S ribosomal protein S17 translates to MAIKERVGLVVSDKMQKTVVVAIENRSPHPKYGKIMVKTRRYKVHDEENQCKVGDRVRIQETRPLSKTKRWQVKDILNTKATM, encoded by the coding sequence ATGGCAATCAAAGAACGAGTCGGCTTGGTAGTGAGCGACAAAATGCAAAAAACTGTAGTAGTTGCTATAGAAAATCGCTCTCCCCATCCCAAGTACGGCAAAATCATGGTTAAAACTCGTCGTTATAAAGTCCACGACGAAGAGAATCAATGCAAAGTAGGCGATCGCGTGCGGATTCAAGAAACTAGACCTTTGAGTAAAACCAAACGCTGGCAAGTCAAAGACATCTTGAATACTAAAGCCACAATGTAA
- a CDS encoding NAD(P)H-quinone oxidoreductase subunit N — MALITTGNAFIRDLEKFGSLGVYVPLEGGFEGRYRRRLRAAGYGNLHITARGLGDVAAYLTGVHGVRPPHLGKKSTGSGAAVGYVYYIPPIVTYNLEQLPPKSKGLVLWIIEGQILADQEVEFLTTLPSLEPRVKVVVERGGDRAFRWKSLKDTYSASYLAV; from the coding sequence ATGGCACTGATTACCACTGGCAACGCTTTCATCCGCGATTTGGAGAAATTTGGTTCCCTTGGTGTTTACGTACCTCTCGAAGGAGGTTTTGAAGGTCGATATCGCCGCCGACTGCGGGCGGCTGGCTATGGAAATCTTCATATTACTGCTAGGGGACTGGGCGACGTAGCTGCCTATCTCACAGGAGTTCATGGTGTGAGACCACCTCACCTGGGTAAAAAAAGCACTGGTAGTGGTGCGGCAGTGGGTTATGTGTATTACATACCACCGATTGTTACTTATAATCTGGAACAGCTACCACCAAAGTCTAAGGGTTTGGTGTTGTGGATTATTGAAGGGCAGATTCTGGCGGATCAGGAGGTGGAGTTTTTAACGACTTTGCCTAGCTTGGAACCACGAGTCAAAGTAGTAGTTGAGAGAGGAGGCGATCGCGCTTTTCGTTGGAAATCTCTCAAAGATACATATTCTGCCAGCTATCTAGCTGTGTAA
- the rplB gene encoding 50S ribosomal protein L2: protein MGTRSYRPYTPSTRQVTVSDFAEITKSKPEKSLTEYVHRPKGRNNQGRITSRRRGGGHKQMYRIIDFKRDKRNIPAQVIAIEYDPNRNARIALVLYQDGEKRYILHPNKLPVGATIIAGPDSPFEDGNALPLLNIPLGTSVHNVELTPGKGGQIVRAAGANAQVVAKEGQYVTLKLPSGEVRMIRRECYATIGQVGNTDARNLSAGKAGRNRWKGRRPKVRGSVMNPVDHPHGGGEGRAPIGRPGPVTPWGKPTLGAKTRKPKKASSKLIVRRRRKSSKRGRGGRQS from the coding sequence ATGGGTACTCGTTCTTATCGTCCTTATACCCCTAGTACACGCCAAGTTACAGTTTCCGACTTTGCCGAAATTACCAAATCAAAGCCGGAAAAATCTTTAACAGAATACGTGCATCGCCCCAAAGGTCGTAACAACCAAGGGCGCATCACTAGCCGTCGTCGGGGTGGCGGACACAAACAAATGTACCGGATCATTGACTTTAAACGGGATAAACGTAATATTCCCGCCCAAGTCATAGCCATTGAATATGATCCCAACCGGAATGCGCGCATTGCCCTGGTGTTATATCAAGATGGCGAAAAGCGTTACATTCTTCACCCCAATAAGTTGCCAGTGGGTGCAACAATTATTGCGGGTCCCGATTCTCCCTTTGAAGATGGCAATGCTTTGCCACTTTTGAATATTCCCTTGGGTACAAGCGTACACAACGTAGAACTAACACCTGGTAAAGGCGGACAAATTGTCCGGGCTGCTGGTGCTAACGCTCAAGTTGTAGCCAAAGAAGGTCAGTATGTCACACTGAAATTACCTTCGGGAGAAGTGCGGATGATTCGGCGGGAATGCTACGCCACCATCGGACAAGTAGGTAACACCGACGCGAGAAACTTAAGTGCGGGTAAAGCCGGACGTAATCGTTGGAAGGGTCGCCGTCCGAAGGTTAGAGGTAGTGTCATGAACCCCGTGGATCACCCACATGGTGGTGGTGAGGGTAGAGCGCCTATTGGTAGACCAGGCCCTGTAACACCTTGGGGTAAACCTACTTTGGGTGCGAAGACACGCAAACCCAAGAAAGCCAGCAGCAAATTGATCGTACGTCGCCGCCGTAAATCTTCTAAACGCGGTCGTGGTGGTCGTCAATCATAG
- the rplF gene encoding 50S ribosomal protein L6, giving the protein MSRIGKQPITIPAKVEVTIDGPKVVVKGPKGQLSRTLSANVIVSQEGGILNVTRRDETRVSRQMHGLSRTLVANMVEGVSQGFKRRLEIQGVGYRAQLQGRNLVLNIGYSHQVNIVPPDGVEFLVETNTNIVVSGYDKEIVGNTAAKIRAVRPPEPYKGKGIRYAGEVVRRKAGKTGKSGKK; this is encoded by the coding sequence ATGTCTCGTATTGGTAAACAACCAATTACTATTCCCGCCAAAGTGGAAGTGACAATTGATGGCCCCAAAGTTGTGGTGAAAGGCCCCAAAGGCCAACTTTCTCGCACTTTGTCTGCCAATGTAATTGTCTCCCAAGAAGGGGGAATATTAAATGTCACCCGTCGTGATGAGACCCGTGTCTCTCGGCAAATGCACGGTTTAAGCCGTACCTTGGTCGCTAACATGGTCGAGGGAGTTTCCCAAGGCTTTAAGCGTCGTTTGGAAATTCAAGGTGTAGGTTACCGCGCCCAACTTCAAGGACGTAACCTAGTTTTGAATATTGGTTACAGCCATCAAGTGAATATTGTTCCACCAGACGGAGTTGAGTTTCTTGTAGAAACTAACACTAACATCGTCGTCAGTGGTTATGACAAAGAAATTGTAGGTAACACAGCAGCAAAGATCCGCGCCGTTCGTCCCCCAGAACCATACAAAGGTAAAGGGATTCGTTATGCCGGTGAAGTGGTCAGACGCAAAGCTGGTAAGACTGGTAAGAGTGGTAAGAAGTAA
- a CDS encoding AMIN domain-containing protein: MYQGLSIRQFWQSRHHLLGLYAVIALQAGSSVAAPAARLDDWRFYPEAIQLEINLSANTTPKYFYLSEPPRLVVDLPNTKLGNVPTIQNYFGAIQRIRVSQLNETVTRIVLDLAAGNYGDPNQVQLQPVSRQNPTRWVLRPTITSYTRPTQPGNFQSLPNQAPSNYQQLPSTLYPITPNSQQPFVTVPPLNPRNSSQLPGSILPPASFPQQPSNFNSLPSQRSPNFSVPTIPNYQPNVSNIQVIEFGQPLPKPNY, translated from the coding sequence ATGTACCAGGGACTAAGCATTAGGCAATTTTGGCAAAGTCGCCATCATCTGTTGGGGTTGTATGCAGTAATTGCTCTGCAAGCTGGTAGTAGTGTCGCCGCACCAGCAGCCAGATTAGATGATTGGCGCTTTTACCCAGAAGCTATACAGTTAGAAATTAACCTCTCAGCTAATACAACTCCCAAGTATTTCTACTTATCCGAACCGCCTCGTCTGGTTGTGGATTTGCCAAATACTAAGTTAGGTAACGTTCCCACCATCCAAAATTATTTTGGCGCAATTCAAAGAATTCGTGTTTCTCAGTTAAATGAGACTGTAACTCGAATTGTTCTGGATTTAGCCGCCGGAAATTATGGAGATCCCAACCAAGTACAGCTACAACCAGTTTCCCGACAAAACCCCACGCGCTGGGTGTTACGTCCTACGATTACTAGTTATACTCGCCCTACACAACCGGGAAATTTTCAATCTTTACCCAACCAAGCACCCAGTAATTATCAACAGTTACCTAGCACCTTATATCCCATAACTCCTAACTCACAGCAACCCTTTGTGACTGTACCTCCCCTGAATCCTAGGAACTCTTCTCAATTACCCGGTTCTATTCTTCCTCCAGCTAGTTTTCCCCAGCAACCTAGTAATTTTAATAGTCTTCCCTCTCAAAGAAGCCCTAATTTCTCAGTTCCGACAATCCCCAATTATCAACCGAATGTGTCAAATATACAGGTGATTGAGTTTGGTCAACCTCTTCCCAAACCCAATTACTAA
- the rplN gene encoding 50S ribosomal protein L14 — MIQTQTYLNVADNSGAKKIMCIRVLGGGNRRYGFIGDRIIAVVKDAIPNMAVKKSDVIEAVIVRTRHSIRRDSGMTIRFDDNAAVIINKDGNPRGTRVFGPVARELREKSFTKIVSLAPEVL, encoded by the coding sequence GTGATTCAAACCCAGACTTACCTGAATGTCGCAGATAATAGCGGTGCAAAAAAAATTATGTGCATCCGTGTATTAGGTGGTGGCAACAGACGTTATGGTTTTATCGGCGACAGAATTATCGCCGTTGTTAAAGATGCCATTCCTAACATGGCTGTCAAAAAGTCAGATGTAATCGAAGCAGTGATTGTTCGCACCCGTCATAGCATCCGCCGTGATAGTGGTATGACCATTCGCTTTGACGATAACGCTGCTGTGATTATCAACAAAGATGGTAATCCCAGAGGTACACGGGTTTTTGGACCAGTTGCCCGCGAATTACGTGAAAAGAGCTTCACCAAAATTGTTTCTCTGGCTCCGGAGGTACTGTAA
- the rpsC gene encoding 30S ribosomal protein S3 — protein MGQKIHPVGFRLGITREHQSRWFAVPERYPELLQEDYKLRQYIEKKLGKLAQNNAGISEVRIERKADQIDLEVRTARPGVVVGRGGQGIESLRLGLQEVLGGNRQIRINVVEVQKVDADASLIGEYIAQQLERRVSFRRVVRQAIQRAQRAGVQGIKIQVSGRLNGAEIARTEWTREGRVPLHTLRADIDYAYCTAKTIYGILGIKVWVFKGEIIPGQEEIPAPPSTRDRGDRDREREPRRRQQQRRRQQFEDRSNEG, from the coding sequence GTGGGACAGAAGATTCATCCAGTTGGTTTTCGCCTGGGTATTACGCGTGAGCATCAATCCCGTTGGTTTGCAGTTCCTGAACGTTATCCAGAACTTTTACAAGAAGACTACAAACTGCGTCAGTACATAGAAAAAAAGCTGGGTAAACTGGCTCAAAACAACGCCGGGATTTCTGAAGTCAGAATTGAGCGCAAAGCCGACCAAATTGACTTAGAAGTACGCACAGCTAGACCTGGTGTAGTTGTCGGTCGTGGTGGACAAGGTATTGAATCACTACGGCTTGGACTACAAGAAGTGCTGGGTGGTAATCGCCAAATTCGCATCAACGTAGTCGAAGTTCAAAAAGTTGATGCTGATGCTTCCCTGATTGGCGAATACATTGCTCAACAGTTGGAACGACGTGTTTCGTTTCGGCGGGTAGTACGCCAAGCCATTCAGCGCGCTCAACGTGCTGGTGTTCAAGGCATTAAAATTCAAGTCAGTGGTCGCCTCAACGGTGCAGAAATTGCCCGGACAGAGTGGACTCGTGAAGGTAGAGTACCTTTACATACCTTACGGGCTGATATTGACTACGCTTACTGCACAGCCAAAACAATTTACGGGATTCTGGGCATCAAAGTATGGGTGTTCAAGGGAGAAATTATCCCCGGACAAGAAGAAATTCCAGCCCCACCCAGTACACGCGATCGCGGCGATCGCGATCGTGAACGTGAACCCCGTCGTCGTCAACAACAACGTCGTCGTCAGCAATTTGAAGACCGTTCTAATGAAGGATAG
- a CDS encoding GDSL-type esterase/lipase family protein, with amino-acid sequence MQTFELSSSMQLVEPPKQCQPLKIIALGDSLVYGFGDPEKGGWVEQLRRWWMLPDSSGHVLYNLGVRGDRTQQVAQRLEVEFRHRGELRNRLPDMIILSVGVNDSARLTRPQGRNYTDFDLFESEISSLLEQAQQLCPVLFVGMIPVDEAKMPFLDCFYYNHSDQYRYKEATKLACSQRQIPYLDIFDKWMARDEFWRLQRLSADGLHPNTLGYQTLLEDVINWQPLAAYHSQL; translated from the coding sequence ATGCAAACATTCGAGCTTTCTTCCTCAATGCAGCTGGTAGAACCACCCAAGCAATGTCAGCCTTTGAAGATTATCGCACTGGGGGATAGCTTAGTATATGGCTTTGGCGACCCGGAAAAAGGCGGTTGGGTTGAACAACTCCGGCGGTGGTGGATGTTACCCGATAGTTCTGGTCATGTATTATATAATTTGGGAGTTAGAGGCGATCGCACACAACAAGTAGCACAAAGGCTAGAAGTAGAATTTCGTCATCGGGGTGAACTGCGAAATCGTCTTCCCGACATGATTATCCTCTCCGTAGGTGTCAATGATTCCGCAAGATTAACACGTCCCCAAGGCAGAAATTATACAGATTTTGACCTATTTGAATCAGAAATTAGTTCTTTACTAGAACAAGCACAACAACTCTGTCCAGTGTTATTTGTCGGGATGATTCCCGTAGATGAAGCCAAAATGCCCTTTCTAGATTGCTTTTATTATAATCACAGCGACCAGTACCGTTATAAAGAAGCTACTAAACTTGCTTGCAGTCAACGGCAAATTCCTTATTTAGATATTTTCGATAAATGGATGGCGCGGGATGAATTTTGGCGGTTGCAACGCTTAAGTGCAGATGGTCTTCACCCCAATACCCTCGGCTATCAAACTTTGTTAGAAGATGTGATTAATTGGCAACCACTAGCAGCCTATCATAGTCAATTATGA
- the rpmC gene encoding 50S ribosomal protein L29 codes for MPLPKISEAREFSDEQLVEEILAVKKQLFQLRLQKATRQLEKPHQFRHARHRLSQLLTVETERKHSSKSTD; via the coding sequence ATGCCTCTTCCCAAGATTTCAGAAGCTAGAGAATTCAGCGACGAGCAGCTGGTTGAGGAAATTCTCGCTGTTAAAAAACAACTGTTTCAGTTGCGCTTGCAAAAAGCGACAAGACAACTAGAAAAGCCTCACCAGTTCCGACACGCCCGACATCGCCTATCCCAATTGCTGACTGTCGAGACTGAACGTAAGCACAGCAGCAAGTCAACCGACTAA
- the rpsS gene encoding 30S ribosomal protein S19, producing the protein MGRSLKKGPFVADHLLTKIEKLNAKNEKQVIKTWSRASTILPLMIGHTIAVHNGRQHVPVFVNEQMVGHKLGEFAPTRTYRGHGKSDKKAGR; encoded by the coding sequence ATGGGTCGTTCTTTAAAAAAAGGGCCTTTTGTGGCCGATCACTTGCTGACCAAGATTGAAAAGCTCAACGCTAAAAACGAAAAGCAAGTGATTAAAACTTGGTCGAGAGCTTCGACAATTTTGCCCTTAATGATAGGTCATACCATCGCTGTTCACAACGGTCGTCAACACGTTCCGGTTTTTGTGAACGAGCAAATGGTAGGACACAAGTTGGGAGAGTTCGCCCCCACACGTACCTACAGAGGTCATGGGAAGAGTGATAAAAAAGCAGGGAGATAG